TGACACTGCAAATGGAGTAATGTTTTGCCATGTACAGATCCCATTTCTTTTATTTCTATATTTTTAAGAGAATTTTTGTTAGATTTAAATCCTTCAAGATCATAGAAAGTTGACTTAGCATTAATTTTTGTCCAACTATTCCATAAAGAACGATTATTTTTAAGTAGATCTTCTTTTGTTAAAAAATTTGTAGTCATTCCAGATCCTCTTTTAAGATATTATCAATTTGTTTATTCTTAATTTCTAAAGATTGTTGCCAAAAATTAATTTTTTCTTGTAGCCAAAATCCATCTTCTCTGTGCCGCTGAACAGCATTTAATCTTTGTTTATTAACAGAAAACTGGGATGATCCTCCACCGAAATCAAAGTCATCAATTCGGCAGTTTTCTGGAAGAAGTTTCGAAATGGCTTCTAAAGGATTTTGCTTTGAATCGAGTGCTTTTTGAATTGTCTCACCTACTTTAAAATGGGACTCACGAAATGGTAATCCTAACTTTACTAATTTTTCTGCTATTGCAAGTGAAATTGTGAGTCCATTTTGGCTACTCCGCATCATGTTTTCATCATTTGGTTTTGCATTTTTTATAATAAGCTCGAGAAGCTGCATAGACTCAATAATTTCTATAAATCCTCTTTCAAAATCGACTAAAGATTCTGTTCCTACTTCGACGGAATTCGAAAAAGGAGTTTTGTGAGTAATTGCTAAACTTGACATTAATATTCCGCTCGGAATGATAGATTTACCTTTAATTTTTTCCAGTAAAAATGGATTCTTTTTTTGTGGCATCATTGAAGATCCCCCACAAAGCTCATCTGGAAGATCAAAAAAACAAAATTCTTGAGTTGTCCAGAGTTGAAAATCTTGAGCAATACGGCTTAATATCGTCCCCATTATACTCAAGACGGACAAAAGGTTGAGAGCTAAATCACGATTTGCAACAGCATCTAGGGAATTGACAAATGAAGTTTTGAAACCTAAATATTTGGCAGTTATACTTGTATCTATTGGAAAACTTGTACCACAACCCGCACCCGCACCTAATGGGCATTCCATAAGATTATCAAAACATGCTTTCAATTTGTTCTGTTCTTTTGTTAAAGATTCTTCTATTGCTAAGAGATAAAATGCATAAGAGCCTTCAAAAGCAGGTTGAAATTGACTGTATATTGGCATCTTTAAAAAATTATAAGAATGAGACTGTAGTAAAATGCAGTTACGCAATCTCCAACATGCGCTGTATAAATTTTCAAAATATTCTCGTGCATTTAATTTAAAAAGAGTTGCATTCATATCATTTCGGGAGCGGCCTGTATGGATCACTCCGCCTATTTTCATACCAAGTTTTTCGATCATTATATTCTCATATAGAAGGTATGACCCTCGCAATGCATCTTTATTCATAAATTCTGAAAATTTGCTCTGTCTAAATAATTTTATTTGTCGCAAAATTTTATCTGTTATTTTCTTTGAAATGATTTTCTTTTCAAAAAGCATTAAAATATGTGCTTCATCAATATTTGCAATATTTTCTAGTTCCTTTAAAAAATTATATTTATTTTTCTTTTTTAGAACTATTGCTTGTGCATCTGAATGAATTGTTTTTCCAATGCGACCTGTGCTTTGATTTAAAGCAATTTTTTCATCCATGTCCTCAATATGAATTTTAATTTTTTCCAGATTATTATTTACCTTTAATCTAGATTCATAAATAGTATCTCCAGAAGAAATTAAATAGCCAATACGATCTCTAAAATCGCCAAACTGAGAGCATATATCACCAATTTTTTTTGCTAAATAATAGTTATCTAAATTTTCCAACGTGGAAAAACCATCAATTTTTGCAATGACGCCTGCTTTATCTGGAATTAAGAAACGTATAGATGAATATCTCTTTGACTTAAAACTAAGATCAAATTTCTTTCCGCAATATAAATCTAAGAGTATGTCTATTAGATCAATACCATTGGATTTTTTAATGAGTTCTGGAATCATTCCACCTGCGAGTCTAGGGTTTATTTCAATAATATAAGGAGTATTATTGTGCACACGCAATTCAATATGTGCAGCACCAAAATTAAAGTTTACTGCATTCAATGACCGTAAAACAATCTCTTTAATTTTTAGGGCTATATCTTCTTTTAATTCTGCTGGAAAATCATGACCCGTCTCCACAAAAAATGGTTTTTCTCCCAAATATTTTTGTGTAATGCCTAAAATTTCAAAATTTTTATCCGTCTTTAAGACTTCAACAGAATACTCTTGACCTTCAATATATTGTTGAACGAGTATTTTTGTTTCAATCGCGTTACCCCGTTCATTTTCTCTAAGATTTAAAAGTTGATTCGAATGTTTCAATAATTCATTAACATTCTTGCAAAGTTTAACTCCAATACTCCCACTTCCAGCGGCAGGTTTAACTATTACTGGGAAATTTATCTTCTCTTGGATGGATATAAGTTCATTTTGATTTTTAATAAGAAATGTAAACGGAATTGGAATATCAAATTTAGTAAGAATTCCTGCGAGAATATCTTTATTCCGACAATTGTGAATTGCCTGTGCAGAATTACATGGCAATGAAAACGTGTCTGCTATTCTTGCAGCTATTTCTATGAAATACTCAGAACTTGAAAATACGCCAACAATATTTTTTTCATTTTCGAGTGCTTTTAAAATAGAATCTTTATTAGATGTGTCCAATATAATTGGTGATATAAGATATTTATTTAAGAAAGAATACTTATATGGATCTGCTGCTAAAAATAAGACTTGATAATTTTTTTCAAGAGCTTTTTGAATAAATAACTCACCTGTGCCTGTCGTATTACTTTCAATAAAAACAATTTTTTCAATTTCCATTTTTAACTTCCATAATTTCTTTATATGTTCTTCTATTCCAATTTAAGTAAGTCCATTTATTATTGACTTCAGAAGGATCCATAACTTTCAAAGGTGAAGATGAAATTTCTTTATCGAAAAACGACATTTCTTTGAGATATTGATTGTTATACACTGAAGATAAATATCTATGTCCTGTGTCGGGGGCGATAAAAACAACTTTTTCATCCTTATTTTGATGGCTAACCCACTTTGCAACATGATAAGCAGCACCACTAGTTGGTCCGTGAAAGCTTGAGTAGAGTGAATGCAATTTACGCGTTTGCAAATAGGCATCACATGCAGATACCCAATGTACTTCATCAAAAAGACAATGCTCTAAATTTTGTGGCATCAGAGAATTTCCCAATCCACGTAATATTCTTTTTTCATTAATTAAACCAAATAATACGCTGCCAAATGTATCAACACCCACTAATCGATTGAATGGATTATTTTCTCTTAAGCATTTAATTGTCCCACAAGTCGATCCTCCCGATCCAACTGAACCAACCAATGTTAAGTTATTCCCCAATTGCTTAATTAAGTATTCAGCAAAAATAGTATAAGCTGTCTGATTTTCTGGATTGTTATATTGCTGAGGCCAAAAACTTTGAGGATTGTTTGCGAGATACTCTTTAAGAGTATTTAAACGAAATATTTGAGGATTTTCTGAACTCAAGGTTTGAGAGAGAATTTGGACATAACCACCTAAATCTTCTAGTCTTCTTTTTAAATCATCATCTATTGCTTGATCGCTTATAATGCGAAATGGCAGCCCCATTTCTGCGCAGATTATTCCTAATCCCAGAGCATATGTTCCACTTGAAGTTTCAATGATCGGATATTTAGGATTGATTCTTTTTTCTGCAAGTGCTTTTTCTATCACATATTTTGCTGGCATAAGTTTCATGAGTTGAAATGAAGCCATAAATAAGTTTTTTTCTATTTGAATAATATTGGGTAAAAGAATTGAATCTGAATAGGATTTATAAATTTTTCCATGATTATAAAGATGAAAATTCTTAAAATTATTTTCACTTCCCACATTTAAGCAATCTATTTGGAATGCTTGTGCAACTGACATGAAGTTATTCCTCATTTTTTTAAATTATATTCGCAAATTAATTCTTTCCCTAATAATTTTTCGCTCATCATTTTTTCAAGACCAAGAATTGTAGGAGTTTTATAGAAATTACAGAGTGGAATTTTTATTTGATATTTATTTGCCAATAAGGATAGCATTTGAATTACTTTTAAAGACTGCCCACCCAAATTAAAAAAATCATCACTTACACCGATTGAATCAATCTTCAAAACATTTTTCCAAATTTCCGATATTTCTTTTTGCATTTTCGTTTTAGCTGGGTCTAAATGGAAATTCTTTTCAGTTATATTATTAACCAATGCGCTTTCATTGATTTTACCATTCTCAAATAAAGGCATTTCTGCAATAAAAATGTAATGATCTGGAACCATATATGAAGGTAAAGTTTGATTTAATAAGTGTTTAATTTGATTTCCATTAATTTTTGGCCAGAGAGCATTTTCATTATTTGTAAAAAAATGTTCAACCCAAACTGCAGGATCATAATAAGTTACAGAGTTATCTGAAAAATCAACCACTGCCTCTTGTAAGGTCTCTGGTAAATGAATAGGACCTGAATTCATAATATGAAATTGAGTCCAGCTTTCCCATTCATCAATTCTAGCTTTTATAAATTGTGAATTCAGATCTATTTTTAATATTTTACCACCAATTCGCTCGTGCATTCGAAACCAATTGTCTTTAAGCTGTCCATCTTCTCTACGCAGAGAGCACCAGTCAGTAAATTTTATTTCGGGAAATTGAGCTTTGCCTGTTGGTCGAACTGCAACTAATATTTTTTCCAATTCATTTGCTTGCGCAATTATTTTAAATAATTTTAAGATTTCACTACTCAACCCTCTTGATTGATAGGGTTTTGCAACTATACCCGCTAATATAAGCAATGTATTCGATTCAGTTTGAGTTTCCTTAAACGCACTTTCTAGAGCACCGTCCCAGCCATTCGGCAAATTTTTGCATGTCCCATCCCAATAAATGGGAATTGAGTTACCGATTGCAGCAATTTCATCTTTTTCATCCACGATTAATATTTGATACTCAGAAAATTCAGAATAAATTTTAGGCCATAGGTCAACGAGGATTGCACTTCCTTCAAAATACTTTGGCCAGGATTGAGCATGAATTATATTGAGTTTCCTCAGCAATTCAGGACGTTGTGCTAAGGTATATATTCTATAATTTGAGTTATTTATGTTAACTTTATTAATTTCATCTTTTATTTCAATGTATGCTGAAATAATTTCATCAGTATATACTTTAACAACAGAGTTTTTAATATAAGGAATTTTTAATATAGCATTGTTAATTTCTTCTAGTTCAACTCTATTTCCTCTTACTTTTACTTGTTTATCAATTCTTCCTAAATAATAAATATTCCCATCGTCGGCAATTTTTCCTAAATCACCCGATTTATATAATCGATAAATTTTACCATCAATTTCTTTCTCAATAATTGCCTGCTGCGTTTTTTTATGCTCATTTAAATACCCTTTCATTATTCCTGGGGAATGTATATAAATTTCTCCAACCACACCTTGAGGAACTAGATTTAAATAAGGATCGAGAATAAAAATTTTAACATTCCCAATTGGCTTACCTATAGGTACGACGTCACCATAAAATGATTGCGAACAATCAAAAATGGTAGCATCAACTGTAATTTCAGTAGGTCCATAATGATTCATCAATTGGCATTGATATTTTGCAAAAAATTTATCTCTTATTATTTTGGATAATTGTGCTCCTCCGGATAAAACGAGTCGCAAATAATTAGAATTAATATTTGCCTCTATCAGGGCATCAAGCATAATCGGTACACATTGTAAAATGCTAATTTGCTTTTCTGTTATTAATTTAGCAATTGCATATGGATCTTTATTTTTTTCAAAGTTAGGTATGATTAATTCTCCGCCAAAAGAAAGTGGCCAGAAAATATCTATAATAGATGCATCAAAAGTATAGGGTGTTATCATTAATATTTTATCAAGCTGATTCAAATTATATCGTCTTTGTGTATCTTGAATTAAATTCACAATGCCATCATTTTGAATTGGAATTCCTTTGGGTAATCCTGTTGTGCCAGAAGTATATATAATATATATTAATATATCCTGCTTTAATTCTCTATAAATAAATTCTGAACTAAAATTTTTGATTTTATTTTTTAATTCACACATATTTAAAATTAAACCGCTAAAGGACAAACTTTCATGTGAAAATCCAGAGTCAATTATTAAAAATTTTGCTTTTGAATGTTCTAAAATACTTTCGGTACGAGCCAAAGGATTTTCAATTGAAATTGGGACATAATGGGCGGACAACTTTAAAATTGCTAAAAGGCTCACTACCATCTGGATTGATGGCTTCATGGAGAGAGCGACAGTGTCTTCAGCCTGTATTCCGCTTTGTATTAAGAAATTTGCTAATTTATTTGAAGAATTATGTAATTCCTTATATGTGATTGAATTCTTTTCTTCAGAAATTGCAATACTCTCAGGCGAGCGTTTTAACTGTTTCTCAAGTAATTGAACAATATTATTTTTTTCATAATTTATATTTGTATTATTTATGCTATCAATTAAATACTTTCTTTTTTCATCTGAAAAAATTGAATATTCTGTGAGGAGCAAACGTGGATTTTTGATCACCTCATCAACAATATAAACCATATCCTCAAGCATTCTTTCGATGGAGCATTTTTTAAAAAGATCTGTATTATAAATGCAATTAAAAGCAATATCACTTCCCCACTGATCAACAACGAGCGTTAAGTCAAAGCGAGCTGCGTTTGCTTCTGCTCCATATAGATTTTTTAAGAACCTTTCTGCTCCATGAAATTGTGTCGCTTCATAGGCTTGTGTTTTATTATTTTGCACACCATACATGACTGAAAATAATTTAGGGCGGGAGAGATCTTTAACATGATTCAATTCTTCTATCACAAGATTGCATGGATAATAATGATGTTCAAAAGCTAAAAGTGACTTTTCTTTTATTTGAAATAATAAACTTTCAAATGTCATTTCTTCATCAATTTGGCAGCGAATTGGGAGAGGCGTTGCAAAAAGGCCAAGAATTAATTTGAAATCATCATGATCTCTTCCTGCGATAGGACTGCCAATGACAATATCCTTTTGTCCCGTAGTTCTAAAAAAATATAAATCTATAATCGACATCATAAACATAAATAATGTTACATTATTATTTTCTATAAAGTTATTTATTTTACGGATACTGTTGCGCGGTATCCATGTTGATATTGAGTTTCCATTATAAGTCTGCATGGAAGGTCTTGAAAAATCTGTCTGAAGATTGAGGGCGGGTGGTAAGGTTTTAAATTCTTTCATCCAATACTCTTTATGTTTTACGAATTTACCAGATTGAATAGATTCATTGATCCATTGAGAGTAGTCAAAATAATTTAATTTTATTTCAGGTAAATCAGGAATTTCATTTTTTAAATATGCATTATAAATTGAAGATAATTCATTAAAAAGATTTATGGTGCTAGTTTCATCCCATATTATATGGTGTATTACAAATATAAGTTGAAAAGTTTTATCAGGGTATTCTGCAATTTTTAATACAAATAAAGGTCCATTCTCAAAATCAAAAGCTTTATTGCTATATTTACAAGCTAAATTATTTGCGATTGAGTCCAAGTTCTCAACATCTATTTGTGTATTGTCTATTAATATCTCATTTTTTTGTAAGACCAATTTGTTTAGTAATTTTTGAACAGGTTTGCCATCAATATAATCAAAATAAATTCTAAAATTTAAGTGCCTATCTAAAATACATTGCCATGATTTTATAAATATATCCACATTTATATTTCTAAAAAAAAGATCATTAAAGCTAATATTATATACGGGACTCGTTCTATCAATTTGATAAGAATACCATTCAGGAATCTGACATGGAGCAAGATCGTAATATTTCATATAAGGATACGATTTAACTGATGATGTTTCTAGAATATCAAGCTCTTTATCGATCTTAAGTATTGACTGCCCTAAAGATTCTATAGTTGGAAATTCAAATAATTTTTTTAGCTCAATTTTTACATTTAATTCTTTTTGCAGTTTAATAATAACTTCAGCTGCAAGCAAAGAATGTCCACCTATTTTAAAGAAATTATCATATATACCAATTTTTTCTCGGCCTAATACTTTTGTCCAAACTTCTGAAATTTTAGTTTCAAGTGAATTCCGAGGAGGAACATATTTTTGCTCTTGAATAAAGTCTTGTTCTGAGGGGGTAGGTAATTTTTTCCGATCCACTTTTCCATTGCTCGATAAAGGAAAATCATCCATTATGATATATGCTTCTGGTACCATATATTCCACTAAATTATTAATACAAAATTGTTTGATATCGAATATAGTGGGAGCAGGAAATTTTTTTGGAATAATATATGCACTCAAATAATAATTATTATTAGTATTGTTTTTGTTTGCTAAAACAACACAACTCGCAATATTATGGTGTTCGCTTAACTTAGCTTCTATCTCTCCAACCTCAATTCTGAATCCACGAATTTTAACTTGAAAATCAGAACGACCTAAAAACTCTATTGAGCCATCAAAATGCCTTCGAGCAATGTCACCTGTTTTATAAAGCCTTTCTCCCAAAGTTTTTGCAAATGGGTTTGGTAGAAAGCTCGAAGCTGTTTTTTGAGGATCGTTTAAATAGCCTCGACCGACACCAAAACCGGCAAAGTATATTTCGCCGCGTACGCCATATGGAACGGCTTCAAGCTTTTCATCTAAAATAAATGTCTGTTGATTGGGCAAAGGCAATTTAACTGGCATGTAAGGCATTTGCGTGTTTGGAGGGTTTATAAAGTGTAAATGATGAGAATCATCAGAGCATTCAGTTGCCCCATATGCGTTTACAAAAATAATATCTGAATTTAATTTAAACCACCTTTGACATTGCTCTAAAGTAAGAGGCTCTCCATTTGTGATATAAATCCTCAGCGGTTTGAGCTGAGACTTATGGTTACTCTCCAATGCATCTAATATAACCTTAGTATGGGAAGGCACTGATTCAAGAATTGTTACCTTTTCTTCATTTATTTTATTTATCAAAAGGTTTGGTTCCCAAGCGGAATTTCCTGTGAAAATTGCTGTTCTTCCACCGACTAGAAGAGGGCAGATAAATTGCCAAATAGAAACATCAAAGGTTTGTACTGCAATCTGTCCAATGACATCATTTTGATCAATTTTTAAATCACTAATTTTTCCAAATAAGTGATTCACCATTCCTTTATGTTCAAGCATCGCACCTTTTGGTTTACCAGTAGAACCTGAGGTAAAAATTAAATATGCTAAATTATTTGGGACAGATAAATTTTTGGGCGATTCTTTTGGATAAATTTTATCAAATGAATTTTTTAAATTAATTATTTTTTCATTTGAATTAAATAATTTATTAGCGTTATCAAAAAGGGTATTTGTAGTGATGATAAAATGTGGTTTACACTGTTCAACGATCTCATATGCTCTTTTGTCATTTGCTCCTGGCTCCAAAGGAACAAATGCAGCGCCAGCTTTTAATACACCTAACATACTTATTAAATAATCAAATCCGCGATCAAGATACAACGCAATCCTGTCTTCAATTTGTGAGCCCATGCTTTTTAAGTAATGCGCTAATTGATTTGATTTTTCTTGTAGTGCTAGATAAGTTAGGTTGGATCCATCACAACTTGCAGCTATTCGATAAGGCGTTTTATTTACTTGCTCGTCAAATAATTCATGCACACATTTTTGAAGAGGAAATTCTTTTTCTGATATATTATATATATTTATCAAGTCACTTTTTTCATTTTCTCTTAGAATTTCATAACTATCGATATTTAAATCTGAGTTCAGACAGATATTTTTTAGGAGAGTAACATAATTATTTACAAATTGATCCATATATTTTTTTGTAAATAGATCGGTATTAAATTCTACAACACCATAAAGATCGCTCTCACGACTTTGTAAAGTTAATGTGATGTCAAATTTTGCAAGGTTCAAATCTTGTTCGATTAAACTAATTTCTAAATTGTTCAAAGAGAAATTTTCTATAGCATCATTTTGCAGCTCAAACATAACTTGGAAAAGGGGAGAATGGCTCAAACTGCGTTCAGGTTGAACTTCTTTAACTAGAAGTTCAAATGGGAGATCTTGATTTTCATATGCACCTATGGTCATTGCCCTTGTCTTTTTTAATAAATCAGTAAAACTATCGTGCTTATCAAGCTTCAATCTTAAGGCGATCGTATTTACAAAAAATCCTATTAAATTTTCTAAATCTTTATGGTTTCTATTTGCTATTGTGGTCCCTACTGTGATGTCTCTTTGCTTAGTATAATTCATGAGCAATATATAAAAAGCAGTAAGCGTCACCATAAAGAGAGTTGATGAATTGTTATTAGCAATTTTTATTAATTCCTTTTCAAGATTCTTTTCAATAATAAATGAAAAAGATTGTCCTCTATATGTTTGAATTGATGGTCGAACAAATTCAGTTGGTAAGTCTAAGACCGGAGGTAAATCATGCAAATGATTTTTCCAATAAGCTAAAAGTTCATTTAGCTTTTGCCCAGTCAGCGTATCATGTTGCCAAACTGAGAAATCTGCGTATTGAATACTCAAGTCGGGCAATGTATATTTTTCTGATTTTATAATCCCATTATATATTTTTGATAATTCATTGCAGATAACACCAGTTGACCAGCCATCTGAAATAATATGATGAATAGTCATTAATAATACATAATAATTTTCGGATATTTTTAATAATAGAAGGCGCAAAAGCATATCATTTTCAAGATTAAATGGCCTGTGAATTTCATCGATTGAAATCTGTTTTAAATTTGATTCAAATATGTTTTCTGGATGAAGTTGAATCACTTTTTTAGGGCTTATAACTTGATAAGGAATACCATTTTCTTCTTTAAAGTTTGTCCTAAGGATTTCATGCCGTTCTATAATCGCATTAAAACTGGCGTTGAGAGCTTCTATGTTTAAATTGCCCTTTAAACGCAGGAAAAAAGGGATATTATATAATGCGGAATTTTCTTGCATTTTACCAATAAACCACAATCTTTTTTGGGCAAAAGAAAGTTGAAACTTGTTTTCTGAACGATTTATTTTGGGTATTTCATTTGATAAAACAGGATTTTTATTGTTTTCTAAATTTTTTATAGATTGTAATTTTTTAATCAATTCTGCTTTTTGCTCTGGACTTAGAGAATCAAATTTACTCTTATTCATAGATATTTTAACACTTTCTTCTAAATGTTTTATTTTATAAATCTTCGATTAATTTATTTAATAATTCTTCATCTATTTCAGTCAGTTTTTTTTGCAGCACAATTTCAGCAATTTTTATTGTGGTTGGATTTTCAAATAAATTTTGTAACGAAAATTCAATTTTGAAATTATCTCTAATTTGCGAAGTCAATTTTGTTGCCAAAAGAGAATGACCTCCGAGTTCAAAAAAATTGTCTGTTATTCCTATTCCTTTAATTCCTAGGAGGGACTCTAATATTTGAATAATATTAATTTCTATTTCATTACGAGGAGCTACATATTGATTAAATAAATTGGGTCGACTGTGGTTAGCATCAAGATTTTTTTCACTAATTTGATCTACTTTATTTATAGGATTTTCCCATTTCTCGATACGCTCATCAAGATCATGGGTTGAGACGATGATTCTTCCTAAATATCCTGACGTCATAATATCTAAGAAAATTTGGCATCCTTCTTCCTTTGAAATGGTTAACTCAATTAATTTTTCTTCAAAATGGGACAAATTTTTATCTGAGAAATACCAAGCATCCCAGTTTATTGAAAGCAAAGGTGTGTTTAAATAATAACATTTATTCATAAGAACAAATTCATCTATATATATATTTGCTGCAGCATAAGCAGCATGCCCCAGACCAGCCAAAATTGAAGAAATAGATGAAAACAAGCAGCAAAAATCAAATGTTTTTAAACTTAATATTTTTTCGAGAACTTTTACACCCTCTACTTTTGTTTCAAAATGACTTTGAATAGCAGTTTCATCTAGATTTTCGATAATTTTAAATGAGTCTTCATTTAAATTTCCAGCTGCATGAATAATTCCATTGATAGTCCCAAAAGTGGCTTCAGCTTGAGTAAATGCATTCTTCATTTCGATATAATTTGCAACATTTGCCTGCAATACAAGTATATCGATTCCCTCATCTTTTAATCTTCTGAGAACTTTTATTTTGTTCAATAAAGTATTTGAAGTATCATTGCATTCAGTAATCTTATGCCAATTTTCTTCCTTTGGAAATTCTGTTTTAGAAATTAGTATGATTTTTGCATTAAATTTTTTACCAAGGGTTTCTGCTAAAGATAAACCAATTTTACCAACACCACCTGTTATTAAGTATACTCCACCTGATTTTAAATGATGACTGATGTTTTGATTCTTCGGTAATTTAATCTTATCAAAATGTGGTATCCAGACAATATTATTCCGATACGCTTTAATATTATTCAATTTTTCAGATGAAAATTCTTTATTTATAATTGGAATTATATGATTTATATTGTTATTTAAATCATCAAAATCTAAATGCAAGTAATTCATATTTGAATATTCTTGCACAGCAGCTTTTAGAATTCCTACGAAAAGTGATTTGTCATAACTAAGATTCTTCTCGAGCCCATTTACAAAATATGCTTGCTCTGTTACGCAGGTAAGTTGAGTTTTATTATAAATTTTACATTTATTTAGGGATTTTATCATATTTAAAATATAATTAATATTAATATTTTTAAAAATAAAAACAACTCTTAATACATCATTTCGTTCTAAATTAAGCTGTTTTAGAAGAGTTTCGCATTGACTCGCTTGCGAAAAATCTAGTGCGTATAAATACGCTTCTTGCTGTGCAAAATGCTCACTTTGTACAGCAAAAAAAGAGTCTCTATTGTTACCAGTTAAATTTTTTAATTCTTTTAAATATTCATTATTAAGAAAGAATAAGTATTTAATATTTTTCTTTTCTTCAATTTTATTTGCAGGTATTTCTTCAAAAGACCGACTATTCCATTCCTTTCCATACAACCAATCTACAGATTCTTTGCGAATATTTGTGCTCTCAGTTTTATCAATCCAAAATCTTTTTCTCTGAAATGGATAAGTTGGTAAAGGAATACGTCTTCGCTGTTCACGATTATAGATATTTTCCCATTTTATGGCGACACCATTCAGCCACAGTTTTCCGATAGTTTCCAAAAAAGTAAGCGAACTTGATTTATCTTCTTTTGCATGTGGGATAGTGTTTAGTGTAATAACATCTGAATTAAATGAACTTTTTAGCATATTCATCAACGACCGGCCAGGACCAACTTCAATAAAAATTTTCATATCGTTTTGAATTAACGTTGTAAGACCATCATAAAACCTTACTGTTTTTAGAATAT
The sequence above is drawn from the Fluviispira vulneris genome and encodes:
- a CDS encoding non-ribosomal peptide synthetase; the encoded protein is MNKSKFDSLSPEQKAELIKKLQSIKNLENNKNPVLSNEIPKINRSENKFQLSFAQKRLWFIGKMQENSALYNIPFFLRLKGNLNIEALNASFNAIIERHEILRTNFKEENGIPYQVISPKKVIQLHPENIFESNLKQISIDEIHRPFNLENDMLLRLLLLKISENYYVLLMTIHHIISDGWSTGVICNELSKIYNGIIKSEKYTLPDLSIQYADFSVWQHDTLTGQKLNELLAYWKNHLHDLPPVLDLPTEFVRPSIQTYRGQSFSFIIEKNLEKELIKIANNNSSTLFMVTLTAFYILLMNYTKQRDITVGTTIANRNHKDLENLIGFFVNTIALRLKLDKHDSFTDLLKKTRAMTIGAYENQDLPFELLVKEVQPERSLSHSPLFQVMFELQNDAIENFSLNNLEISLIEQDLNLAKFDITLTLQSRESDLYGVVEFNTDLFTKKYMDQFVNNYVTLLKNICLNSDLNIDSYEILRENEKSDLINIYNISEKEFPLQKCVHELFDEQVNKTPYRIAASCDGSNLTYLALQEKSNQLAHYLKSMGSQIEDRIALYLDRGFDYLISMLGVLKAGAAFVPLEPGANDKRAYEIVEQCKPHFIITTNTLFDNANKLFNSNEKIINLKNSFDKIYPKESPKNLSVPNNLAYLIFTSGSTGKPKGAMLEHKGMVNHLFGKISDLKIDQNDVIGQIAVQTFDVSIWQFICPLLVGGRTAIFTGNSAWEPNLLINKINEEKVTILESVPSHTKVILDALESNHKSQLKPLRIYITNGEPLTLEQCQRWFKLNSDIIFVNAYGATECSDDSHHLHFINPPNTQMPYMPVKLPLPNQQTFILDEKLEAVPYGVRGEIYFAGFGVGRGYLNDPQKTASSFLPNPFAKTLGERLYKTGDIARRHFDGSIEFLGRSDFQVKIRGFRIEVGEIEAKLSEHHNIASCVVLANKNNTNNNYYLSAYIIPKKFPAPTIFDIKQFCINNLVEYMVPEAYIIMDDFPLSSNGKVDRKKLPTPSEQDFIQEQKYVPPRNSLETKISEVWTKVLGREKIGIYDNFFKIGGHSLLAAEVIIKLQKELNVKIELKKLFEFPTIESLGQSILKIDKELDILETSSVKSYPYMKYYDLAPCQIPEWYSYQIDRTSPVYNISFNDLFFRNINVDIFIKSWQCILDRHLNFRIYFDYIDGKPVQKLLNKLVLQKNEILIDNTQIDVENLDSIANNLACKYSNKAFDFENGPLFVLKIAEYPDKTFQLIFVIHHIIWDETSTINLFNELSSIYNAYLKNEIPDLPEIKLNYFDYSQWINESIQSGKFVKHKEYWMKEFKTLPPALNLQTDFSRPSMQTYNGNSISTWIPRNSIRKINNFIENNNVTLFMFMMSIIDLYFFRTTGQKDIVIGSPIAGRDHDDFKLILGLFATPLPIRCQIDEEMTFESLLFQIKEKSLLAFEHHYYPCNLVIEELNHVKDLSRPKLFSVMYGVQNNKTQAYEATQFHGAERFLKNLYGAEANAARFDLTLVVDQWGSDIAFNCIYNTDLFKKCSIERMLEDMVYIVDEVIKNPRLLLTEYSIFSDEKRKYLIDSINNTNINYEKNNIVQLLEKQLKRSPESIAISEEKNSITYKELHNSSNKLANFLIQSGIQAEDTVALSMKPSIQMVVSLLAILKLSAHYVPISIENPLARTESILEHSKAKFLIIDSGFSHESLSFSGLILNMCELKNKIKNFSSEFIYRELKQDILIYIIYTSGTTGLPKGIPIQNDGIVNLIQDTQRRYNLNQLDKILMITPYTFDASIIDIFWPLSFGGELIIPNFEKNKDPYAIAKLITEKQISILQCVPIMLDALIEANINSNYLRLVLSGGAQLSKIIRDKFFAKYQCQLMNHYGPTEITVDATIFDCSQSFYGDVVPIGKPIGNVKIFILDPYLNLVPQGVVGEIYIHSPGIMKGYLNEHKKTQQAIIEKEIDGKIYRLYKSGDLGKIADDGNIYYLGRIDKQVKVRGNRVELEEINNAILKIPYIKNSVVKVYTDEIISAYIEIKDEINKVNINNSNYRIYTLAQRPELLRKLNIIHAQSWPKYFEGSAILVDLWPKIYSEFSEYQILIVDEKDEIAAIGNSIPIYWDGTCKNLPNGWDGALESAFKETQTESNTLLILAGIVAKPYQSRGLSSEILKLFKIIAQANELEKILVAVRPTGKAQFPEIKFTDWCSLRREDGQLKDNWFRMHERIGGKILKIDLNSQFIKARIDEWESWTQFHIMNSGPIHLPETLQEAVVDFSDNSVTYYDPAVWVEHFFTNNENALWPKINGNQIKHLLNQTLPSYMVPDHYIFIAEMPLFENGKINESALVNNITEKNFHLDPAKTKMQKEISEIWKNVLKIDSIGVSDDFFNLGGQSLKVIQMLSLLANKYQIKIPLCNFYKTPTILGLEKMMSEKLLGKELICEYNLKK